From Halomicrobium salinisoli, the proteins below share one genomic window:
- a CDS encoding calcium/sodium antiporter has product MVQGGPVVQIGVILLSILGLWIGARLLVDAVVRLARRFGLSDLTIGLTIVAMGTSTPELAVSVDAALKGVGDIAVANVLGSNIYNLAFILGVISLLKVIPVAESLVRRDGVALLASTLAGGIAVLNLQVTRVEGVLLTGAFVAYTAYLLRTNQSDSAVPTGQALSEAGVPRPVTERVAFRGRDVVLLVGGLAIVLVSGDFMVAAASELARGAGISEWVIGGTIVAAGTSTPEFAVSLVAIQRGSLGVSVGNVVGSNIYNVTGILGVAAVVRPLAVSGLALETVAWLAGISLLMVAALWTKRELSRKEGALFASSEVVRWILGISGLLG; this is encoded by the coding sequence ATGGTACAAGGCGGCCCGGTCGTTCAGATTGGCGTGATTCTCCTCTCGATACTGGGACTGTGGATCGGCGCACGGCTTCTGGTCGACGCAGTCGTTCGCCTGGCTCGGCGGTTCGGGCTCTCGGACCTCACTATCGGACTGACTATCGTCGCGATGGGTACCTCGACGCCGGAACTCGCGGTGTCGGTCGACGCCGCGCTCAAAGGGGTGGGCGACATCGCGGTCGCTAACGTCCTCGGCTCGAACATTTACAATCTGGCGTTTATTCTGGGCGTGATCTCCCTACTGAAGGTAATCCCGGTCGCGGAGTCGCTCGTTCGTCGCGACGGCGTCGCTCTCCTGGCGAGCACTCTCGCCGGTGGGATCGCGGTTTTGAATCTCCAGGTCACGAGAGTCGAAGGCGTACTCCTGACGGGAGCGTTCGTCGCCTACACGGCCTACCTACTCCGCACCAACCAGTCGGACTCGGCGGTACCCACTGGTCAGGCGCTCAGTGAAGCGGGCGTACCCCGTCCAGTGACCGAACGGGTGGCCTTCCGCGGGCGCGACGTCGTCCTCCTCGTCGGTGGATTGGCGATAGTACTGGTGAGCGGCGACTTCATGGTAGCGGCCGCGTCGGAGCTGGCCCGCGGCGCCGGTATCTCCGAGTGGGTGATCGGCGGGACCATCGTCGCAGCGGGCACGTCGACGCCGGAGTTCGCCGTCTCGCTGGTCGCGATCCAGCGTGGGAGCCTCGGCGTCTCGGTCGGTAACGTCGTCGGCAGCAACATCTACAACGTCACTGGAATCCTGGGCGTCGCGGCGGTCGTTCGTCCGCTCGCCGTGAGCGGCCTGGCGCTGGAGACGGTAGCGTGGCTGGCTGGCATCTCCCTCCTGATGGTCGCTGCCCTCTGGACGAAACGGGAACTGTCCCGGAAAGAAGGCGCTCTCTTCGCGTCCTCCGAAGTCGTTCGGTGGATTCTCGGGATCTCCGGACTGCTCGGGTAG
- a CDS encoding chorismate mutase yields the protein MTTNPEEMSLDELREEIETIDQEIVEKIAQRTYVADTIAQVKEEKGLPTTDEAQEQAVMDRAGENAEQFDVDANLVKAIFRLLIELNKVEQRESR from the coding sequence ATGACAACGAACCCAGAGGAGATGAGCCTGGACGAACTGCGCGAGGAGATCGAGACCATCGACCAGGAGATCGTCGAGAAGATCGCCCAGCGGACCTACGTCGCCGACACCATCGCGCAGGTCAAAGAAGAGAAGGGCCTCCCGACCACCGACGAGGCCCAGGAGCAGGCCGTCATGGACCGGGCCGGCGAGAACGCCGAGCAGTTCGACGTCGACGCCAACCTCGTGAAGGCGATCTTCCGGCTGCTGATCGAACTGAACAAGGTCGAGCAGCGGGAGAGCAGGTAG
- a CDS encoding shikimate kinase codes for MQGKAAAPAAGTVLNALATHRGSAFAIDEYTYATVDLFEDDEGIEGHVEGHPDADTALIETVVEYVLDAHADPEVDGAVVRTESDVPMASGLKSSSAAANATVMATLDALDKTGKMSREDMARLGVMAARDVGVTATGAFDDASASMLGGVTVTDNDDDEVLARDEVDWDVLVWTPPERAYSADADVTRCEHVASMARLVEDLALDGRYQRAMTVNGLAFCAALGFDAEPLVEAMRQVEGVSLSGTGPSFVAVGDRPALEQVREYWDQRDGRTWLTTTQTEGTHTL; via the coding sequence ATGCAGGGGAAGGCAGCGGCCCCGGCGGCCGGGACGGTCCTCAACGCGCTGGCGACCCACCGCGGGTCCGCCTTCGCCATCGACGAGTACACCTACGCCACCGTCGACCTGTTCGAGGACGACGAGGGCATCGAGGGCCACGTCGAGGGTCACCCCGACGCCGACACCGCCCTCATCGAGACCGTCGTCGAGTACGTGCTGGACGCCCACGCCGACCCCGAGGTCGACGGCGCCGTCGTCCGCACCGAGAGCGACGTCCCGATGGCCTCCGGGCTGAAGTCGAGCAGCGCCGCCGCGAACGCGACGGTCATGGCGACGCTGGACGCGCTGGACAAGACCGGGAAGATGAGCCGCGAGGACATGGCCCGCCTGGGCGTGATGGCCGCCCGCGACGTCGGCGTCACGGCCACCGGCGCCTTCGACGACGCCTCCGCCTCGATGCTCGGCGGCGTCACCGTCACCGACAACGACGACGACGAGGTGCTCGCTCGCGACGAGGTCGACTGGGACGTCCTCGTCTGGACGCCGCCGGAGCGGGCCTACAGCGCCGACGCCGACGTGACGCGCTGCGAGCACGTCGCGTCGATGGCCCGCCTCGTCGAGGACCTCGCGCTCGACGGCCGGTACCAGCGCGCGATGACCGTCAACGGGCTGGCGTTCTGCGCCGCGCTGGGCTTCGACGCCGAACCGCTCGTCGAGGCCATGCGACAGGTCGAGGGCGTCTCGCTGTCCGGCACCGGTCCGTCGTTCGTCGCCGTCGGCGACCGGCCGGCGCTGGAGCAGGTCCGGGAGTACTGGGACCAGCGCGACGGGCGAACCTGGCTGACCACCACGCAAACGGAGGGAACGCACACACTATGA
- a CDS encoding DUF5796 family protein yields MSHRTDVPPDTMGVELREDGVVVEYNDGREAYYRGVPQKVEGELTTAPGKDVHVLVTDPSETQGVLVYVNDLNTHDDILEDSGVGRVILDDGEEDELFPGVVVSDSEMRVTVDVDHETVRGRVFVFEEDELGERSFELVAPE; encoded by the coding sequence ATGAGCCACCGCACCGACGTCCCGCCGGACACCATGGGAGTAGAGCTCCGGGAGGACGGCGTCGTCGTGGAGTACAACGACGGCCGCGAGGCGTACTACCGCGGCGTCCCACAGAAGGTGGAGGGCGAACTCACCACGGCGCCGGGCAAGGACGTCCACGTCCTCGTGACCGACCCCAGCGAGACGCAGGGCGTGCTCGTCTACGTCAACGACCTGAACACCCACGACGACATCCTCGAGGACTCCGGCGTCGGCCGGGTCATCCTCGACGACGGGGAAGAAGACGAGCTGTTCCCCGGCGTTGTCGTGTCCGACAGCGAGATGCGCGTCACCGTCGACGTGGACCACGAGACGGTCCGCGGACGCGTGTTCGTCTTCGAGGAGGACGAGCTCGGCGAGCGCAGCTTCGAGCTGGTCGCACCGGAGTGA
- a CDS encoding DUF7128 family protein, translating into MVVQTERDEMTWYKCEQCGLMFDDQSDARQHEDNCDAEDPSYIQ; encoded by the coding sequence ATGGTCGTGCAAACGGAGCGGGACGAGATGACCTGGTACAAGTGCGAGCAGTGCGGGCTGATGTTCGACGACCAGAGCGACGCCCGCCAGCACGAGGACAACTGCGACGCCGAGGACCCGTCTTACATCCAGTAG
- a CDS encoding CDC48 family AAA ATPase, giving the protein MSGGSTAGVELEVAGANKRDAGRGIARLPEHARSRLGVLSGDPVIVEGDQRTVVKVWPANESGEFVRIDADTRANAGVNIGDTVAVRNASVDAASSVTVQPAKPQPGSESYEHTVRERLVDRLVQEGERVHVEGLGTFLVRTTTPAGSVRVTEDTRLTVLPYSGDEGDAATASAGAGTDGEEATAAEEEEPSATYEDIGGLDEELDRIREMIELPLAEPEQFRRLGIDPPSGVLLHGPPGTGKTLIARAVANEVDAYFDTISGPEIVSKYKGESEERLREAFDRAEENAPSILFIDEIDSIAGSRGDEADMENRVVAQLLTLMDGLEDRGRVVVIGATNRVDAIDDALRRGGRFDREIEVGVPDETGRREILEVHTREMPLADDVDLDRIASQTHGFVGADLATLTTEAAMTALRREVEAPDVTRSDFDAALAAVEPSAMREHVAESPTVTFDDVGGLEAAKETLTEAVEWPLSYGPLFDAAQTDPPSGVLLYGPPGTGKTLLARAVAGESGVNFIHVNGPELLDRYVGESEKAVREVFERARQTAPTIIFLDEIDAIAGARGGSHEVTERVVSQLLTELDGVTENPNLVVVAATNRREAIDDALLRPGRLEKHVEVPDPDEEARREILRVHTDGKPVGDDVDLDDLAAVTAGYSGADLEALVRAASMRAIREVAAEATPEEADERTDEVLIEDRHFRSALESVAAGSD; this is encoded by the coding sequence ATGAGCGGTGGATCGACGGCGGGCGTCGAACTCGAGGTGGCGGGCGCGAACAAGCGCGACGCCGGGCGCGGCATCGCCCGCCTGCCCGAGCACGCGCGCAGCAGGCTGGGCGTGCTCAGCGGCGACCCCGTCATCGTCGAGGGGGACCAGCGGACGGTCGTGAAGGTCTGGCCGGCCAACGAGAGCGGCGAGTTCGTCCGCATCGACGCGGACACGCGGGCCAACGCGGGCGTCAACATCGGCGACACGGTCGCGGTGCGGAACGCCTCCGTCGACGCGGCGTCGAGCGTGACGGTCCAGCCGGCCAAGCCCCAGCCCGGCAGCGAGTCCTACGAGCACACCGTCCGCGAGCGGCTGGTCGACCGGCTGGTCCAGGAGGGCGAGCGCGTCCACGTCGAGGGGCTGGGCACCTTCCTCGTCCGGACGACGACGCCCGCCGGCTCGGTTCGGGTGACCGAGGACACGCGGCTGACGGTGCTGCCCTACAGCGGCGACGAGGGGGACGCGGCGACCGCCTCCGCCGGCGCCGGGACCGACGGCGAGGAGGCCACGGCGGCCGAGGAAGAGGAGCCGTCGGCCACCTACGAGGACATCGGCGGCCTGGACGAGGAGCTGGACCGCATCCGAGAGATGATCGAGCTGCCCCTCGCGGAGCCCGAGCAGTTCCGCCGGCTCGGGATCGACCCGCCCTCGGGCGTCCTGCTGCACGGCCCGCCGGGCACGGGCAAGACGCTGATCGCCCGCGCGGTCGCCAACGAGGTCGACGCCTACTTCGACACCATCTCCGGGCCGGAGATCGTCTCGAAGTACAAGGGCGAGAGCGAGGAGCGCCTGCGCGAGGCGTTCGACCGCGCCGAGGAGAACGCGCCGTCGATCCTGTTCATCGACGAGATCGACTCCATCGCGGGCTCGCGCGGCGACGAGGCCGACATGGAGAACCGCGTCGTGGCACAGCTCCTGACCCTGATGGACGGGCTGGAGGACCGGGGACGCGTCGTGGTGATCGGCGCGACCAACCGCGTCGACGCCATCGACGACGCGCTCCGGCGGGGCGGCCGCTTCGACCGCGAGATCGAGGTCGGCGTCCCCGACGAGACCGGCCGCCGGGAGATCCTAGAGGTCCACACCCGCGAGATGCCGCTGGCCGACGACGTCGACCTCGACCGCATCGCCAGCCAGACCCACGGGTTCGTCGGCGCCGACCTCGCGACGCTGACGACGGAGGCGGCGATGACCGCGCTGCGCCGGGAGGTCGAGGCCCCCGACGTCACCCGGTCGGACTTCGACGCGGCGCTGGCCGCGGTCGAGCCCTCCGCGATGCGCGAGCACGTCGCCGAGTCGCCGACGGTCACCTTCGACGACGTGGGCGGGCTGGAGGCGGCCAAGGAGACGCTGACCGAGGCCGTCGAGTGGCCGCTGTCCTACGGCCCGCTGTTCGACGCCGCACAGACCGATCCCCCGTCCGGCGTCCTGCTGTACGGGCCGCCCGGCACCGGGAAGACGCTGCTCGCCCGGGCCGTCGCCGGCGAGAGCGGCGTCAACTTCATCCACGTCAACGGCCCCGAACTGCTGGATCGGTACGTCGGGGAGTCCGAGAAGGCCGTCCGCGAGGTGTTCGAGCGGGCCCGCCAGACCGCGCCGACGATCATCTTCCTCGACGAGATCGACGCCATCGCCGGCGCTCGCGGCGGGAGCCACGAGGTCACCGAGCGCGTCGTCTCCCAGTTGCTGACCGAACTCGACGGCGTCACCGAGAACCCGAACCTGGTGGTCGTCGCGGCGACCAACCGGCGGGAGGCGATCGACGACGCCCTGCTGCGGCCGGGTCGACTGGAGAAGCACGTCGAAGTGCCCGACCCCGACGAGGAGGCCCGTCGGGAGATCCTCCGGGTCCACACCGACGGCAAGCCGGTCGGCGACGACGTCGACCTGGACGACCTGGCGGCCGTGACGGCCGGCTACAGCGGCGCCGACCTGGAGGCGCTCGTCCGCGCGGCGTCGATGCGGGCCATCCGCGAGGTGGCCGCCGAGGCGACCCCCGAGGAGGCCGACGAGCGGACCGACGAGGTGCTGATCGAGGACCGCCACTTCCGGTCGGCGCTGGAGTCGGTCGCCGCCGGAAGCGACTGA
- a CDS encoding aldehyde dehydrogenase family protein: MAQLPDGPGRHYVDGEWIDGAGEETFESEDPATRESLASFRRGTEADVERAVAAAEAAADEWRALSYVDRAEYLWDVYHELRDRTDELGEIVTRECGKEISEGRADVVEAAHMVEWAAGNARHGHGEVIPSEIASKDSYTRRKPKGVVGCITPWNFPVAIPFWHMAVSLVEGNTVVWKPAEQTPWCGQVVAEMMVDAGLPDGVFNMVQGFGDAGAAIVDDERVDTLLFTGSAEVGHSIADEIGGQPGRNACCEMGGKNAIVITENADLDLAVHSAVMSSFKTTGQRCVSSERLIVHEEVYDTFRERFVDLAESVSVGDPLSEDTFMGPVVSEAQVEKFGQYNDLARQEGAEVLVDREELDADEVPEGFEDGHWVGPFVYEMDYDPDVRVLKEEVFAPHVALIEYDGTIEDAVAIHNDVPYGLAGAIVSEDYRQINYYRDHAEVGLAYGNLPCIGAEVQLPFGGVKKSGIGPAHAAGVIDAVTEETAWTLNNSRDIELAQGLSADIKTEDGG, from the coding sequence ATGGCTCAGTTACCGGACGGCCCCGGACGACACTACGTCGACGGCGAGTGGATCGACGGGGCGGGCGAGGAGACCTTCGAGAGCGAGGACCCGGCGACACGGGAGTCGCTGGCGTCGTTCCGGCGCGGGACCGAGGCCGACGTCGAGCGCGCGGTCGCGGCGGCCGAGGCTGCGGCCGACGAGTGGCGCGCCCTCTCGTACGTCGACCGCGCGGAGTACCTCTGGGACGTCTACCACGAACTGCGCGACCGGACCGACGAACTGGGCGAAATCGTCACGAGGGAGTGCGGCAAGGAGATCAGCGAGGGCCGGGCCGACGTGGTCGAGGCGGCCCACATGGTCGAGTGGGCGGCGGGCAACGCCCGCCACGGTCACGGCGAGGTGATCCCCAGCGAGATCGCCAGCAAGGACTCCTACACCCGGCGCAAGCCCAAGGGCGTGGTGGGGTGCATCACGCCCTGGAACTTCCCGGTCGCCATCCCCTTCTGGCACATGGCCGTGTCGCTGGTCGAGGGCAACACCGTGGTCTGGAAGCCCGCCGAGCAGACGCCCTGGTGCGGGCAGGTCGTCGCCGAGATGATGGTCGACGCGGGGCTCCCCGACGGCGTGTTCAACATGGTCCAGGGCTTCGGCGACGCCGGCGCGGCCATCGTCGACGACGAGCGCGTCGACACGCTCCTGTTCACCGGCTCCGCCGAGGTCGGCCACTCCATCGCCGACGAGATCGGCGGCCAGCCCGGCCGCAACGCCTGCTGCGAGATGGGCGGGAAGAACGCCATCGTGATCACCGAGAACGCGGACCTCGACCTCGCGGTCCACTCCGCCGTGATGTCCTCGTTCAAGACGACCGGCCAGCGCTGCGTCTCCTCCGAGCGCCTGATCGTCCACGAGGAGGTGTACGATACGTTCAGGGAGCGGTTCGTCGACCTCGCGGAGTCCGTCTCGGTCGGCGACCCCCTCTCCGAGGACACCTTCATGGGCCCCGTCGTCAGCGAGGCCCAGGTCGAGAAGTTCGGGCAGTACAACGACCTCGCCCGCCAGGAGGGCGCCGAGGTGCTGGTCGACCGCGAGGAGCTCGACGCCGACGAGGTCCCCGAGGGCTTCGAGGACGGCCACTGGGTCGGTCCGTTCGTCTACGAGATGGACTACGACCCCGACGTCCGCGTCCTGAAAGAGGAGGTGTTCGCGCCCCACGTCGCGCTGATCGAGTACGACGGCACGATCGAGGACGCCGTCGCGATCCACAACGACGTGCCCTACGGGCTGGCCGGGGCCATCGTCTCGGAGGACTACCGGCAGATCAACTACTACCGCGACCACGCGGAGGTCGGGCTGGCGTACGGGAACCTGCCCTGCATCGGCGCGGAGGTCCAGCTCCCCTTCGGCGGCGTCAAGAAGTCCGGCATCGGCCCGGCCCACGCCGCGGGCGTCATCGACGCCGTCACCGAGGAGACGGCGTGGACGCTCAACAACAGCAGGGACATCGAACTGGCTCAGGGGCTGTCGGCGGACATCAAGACGGAGGACGGCGGGTAG
- a CDS encoding carbon-nitrogen family hydrolase, translated as MSGEDDGDRGLAASAAGDGADGPLDLALAQIEVEPADLSGNVARAEDAIERAADRGADLVALPELFDVGYFAFDSYARAAQPLGGERLTRLREAASERGVALLAGTVVEDLAASAAEGFETPAEEGYANTAVLFDADGERRLVYRKHHLFGYGSEAPDRLTPGERLATADVGGFTVAVTTCYDLRFPELYRRLVDRGATLALVPSAWPYPRVEHWQLFPRTRAVENLMYVAAVNGVGDFDDAELLGRSAVYDPWGTRVAAAGDDPALVTAAVDPERVAAVREEFPALDDRRY; from the coding sequence ATGAGCGGCGAGGACGACGGCGACCGCGGGCTCGCCGCGAGCGCCGCCGGCGACGGCGCCGACGGGCCGCTCGACCTCGCGCTGGCACAGATCGAGGTCGAACCGGCCGACCTGTCGGGCAACGTGGCCCGCGCGGAGGACGCGATCGAGCGCGCCGCGGACCGCGGCGCCGACCTCGTCGCGCTGCCCGAGCTGTTCGACGTGGGCTACTTCGCGTTCGACAGCTACGCCCGCGCCGCCCAGCCGCTGGGCGGCGAGCGGCTGACCAGGCTTCGGGAGGCGGCCAGCGAGCGCGGCGTCGCCCTGCTGGCGGGGACCGTCGTCGAGGACCTCGCAGCGAGCGCCGCGGAGGGGTTCGAGACGCCGGCCGAGGAGGGGTACGCCAACACGGCGGTGCTGTTCGACGCCGACGGCGAGCGCCGCCTGGTCTACCGCAAGCACCACCTCTTCGGCTACGGCTCCGAGGCCCCGGACCGACTGACGCCGGGCGAGCGGCTGGCGACGGCCGACGTCGGCGGCTTCACCGTCGCCGTCACGACCTGCTACGACCTCCGGTTCCCCGAACTGTACCGGCGGCTGGTCGACCGCGGGGCGACGCTCGCGCTGGTCCCCAGCGCCTGGCCGTACCCGCGGGTCGAGCACTGGCAGCTGTTCCCGCGGACCCGGGCCGTGGAGAACCTCATGTACGTCGCCGCGGTCAACGGCGTCGGGGACTTCGACGACGCCGAGCTACTGGGTCGCTCGGCCGTCTACGATCCCTGGGGGACGCGGGTCGCAGCGGCGGGCGACGACCCGGCGCTGGTGACCGCCGCGGTCGACCCGGAGCGCGTCGCGGCGGTCCGCGAGGAGTTCCCCGCGCTCGACGACCGCCGTTACTGA
- a CDS encoding SRPBCC family protein, whose product MTVRVEREITVPAPPDRVWEFIADPDRRAEPISVIDEWEVHDDGSATWYLSLPIPVIDSRIAIETRDQERRAPEYVRFTGTSRVMHVQGEHELEPDGEGGTRLTNRFVVEGRLPGVERFFKRNFDRELDALDAALRSDIESQP is encoded by the coding sequence ATGACCGTCCGGGTCGAGCGGGAGATCACGGTACCGGCACCCCCCGACCGCGTCTGGGAGTTCATCGCCGACCCGGACCGGCGGGCCGAGCCCATCAGCGTCATCGACGAGTGGGAGGTCCACGACGACGGGTCCGCGACGTGGTACCTCTCGCTGCCCATTCCCGTGATCGACAGTCGGATCGCCATCGAGACGCGCGACCAGGAGCGCCGGGCCCCGGAGTACGTCCGCTTCACCGGCACGTCCCGCGTGATGCACGTTCAGGGCGAACACGAACTCGAGCCCGACGGCGAGGGCGGCACGCGGCTGACCAACCGGTTCGTCGTCGAGGGGCGCCTGCCCGGCGTCGAGCGGTTCTTCAAGCGCAACTTCGACCGCGAACTGGACGCCCTCGACGCCGCGCTCCGGTCCGACATCGAGAGCCAGCCATGA
- a CDS encoding DUF7123 family protein — protein MGEFSEEDRRILDYLRDSVARGESYFRAKHIAEQLELSAKQVGARLPRLAEEADEVEIEKWGRSRSTTWRVEPSSG, from the coding sequence ATGGGTGAGTTCAGCGAAGAGGATCGCCGTATCCTCGATTATCTCCGGGACAGCGTCGCCCGCGGCGAGAGCTACTTCAGGGCGAAGCACATCGCGGAACAGCTCGAGCTCTCAGCGAAGCAGGTCGGCGCCAGGCTCCCCAGACTCGCCGAGGAGGCTGACGAGGTCGAGATCGAGAAGTGGGGCCGGTCGCGCTCGACCACGTGGCGAGTCGAGCCGTCCAGCGGGTAG
- a CDS encoding LEA type 2 family protein, with protein MARILSLLAVAGVVIVGAVGAGFALGALGAPSVTGIHNQFGDVNESTTVIESDLGINNPNPIGVSVGDVGVDYTVRMNDVPMANGSKEGVSIGTGNSSVSLTTRMANERIPAWWYSHVRNGERTGVSVDATVSAPLVGERDVSLDQAREIETDLLSGFDSDETRPINTSGPLPSDPALYVNGTEGEWDRENLTRERTPMDLRFDVHNPKPYPYTVSKIGYTITMNDVTVGEGETDRGQVIAPGETTTIRADTAIRNERLDDWWVTHLERNQVTEMHVDFYLIFEFQGEQFRVNPDELGYTTTIETDVFGTKDAGTGGDGSSADGDETATPTASDGTATPGGDSQTATPTPTASGDDATATPTGESTPTPTPTDGDDGGLLG; from the coding sequence ATGGCCAGGATACTCTCGCTGCTGGCAGTGGCCGGCGTCGTGATCGTCGGCGCCGTCGGCGCCGGGTTCGCGCTCGGCGCTCTCGGCGCACCGAGCGTGACCGGCATCCACAACCAGTTCGGCGACGTCAACGAGTCGACGACCGTGATCGAGTCCGATCTGGGCATCAACAACCCCAACCCGATCGGCGTCTCCGTCGGCGACGTCGGCGTCGACTACACCGTCCGGATGAACGACGTTCCGATGGCCAACGGGAGCAAGGAGGGCGTCTCGATCGGGACAGGCAACAGCAGCGTCTCGCTGACGACGCGGATGGCCAACGAGCGCATCCCGGCGTGGTGGTACTCGCACGTCCGGAACGGCGAGCGGACGGGCGTCTCCGTCGACGCCACCGTCTCGGCCCCGCTGGTGGGCGAGCGCGACGTCTCGCTCGACCAGGCCCGGGAGATCGAGACGGACCTCCTCTCCGGGTTCGACTCCGACGAGACGCGACCGATCAACACGAGCGGACCGCTCCCCAGCGACCCCGCGCTGTACGTCAACGGCACGGAGGGCGAGTGGGACCGCGAGAACCTCACTCGCGAGCGCACCCCGATGGACCTCCGGTTCGACGTCCACAACCCCAAGCCGTACCCCTACACGGTCAGCAAGATCGGCTACACGATCACGATGAACGACGTGACCGTCGGCGAGGGCGAGACCGACCGCGGACAGGTGATCGCGCCCGGCGAGACCACGACGATCCGGGCCGACACGGCCATCCGGAACGAGCGCCTCGACGACTGGTGGGTCACCCACCTGGAGCGCAACCAGGTGACCGAGATGCACGTCGACTTCTACCTGATCTTCGAGTTCCAGGGCGAGCAGTTCCGCGTCAACCCCGACGAACTGGGCTACACGACCACGATCGAGACTGACGTGTTCGGGACGAAGGACGCCGGTACGGGCGGCGACGGGTCGTCGGCCGACGGCGACGAGACGGCCACGCCGACCGCGAGCGACGGAACGGCGACGCCCGGCGGGGACAGTCAGACGGCCACACCCACCCCGACGGCCAGCGGGGACGACGCGACTGCGACGCCGACCGGCGAATCGACGCCCACGCCCACGCCGACCGACGGCGACGACGGCGGTCTCCTGGGCTGA
- a CDS encoding zinc ribbon domain-containing protein yields MSQVYYGVMLDIVSLLQTKLGRQSASDLESDAAEAEQSSDLYECPTCGEVLIEPSCETCPKCESGSLQKV; encoded by the coding sequence GTGTCCCAGGTCTACTATGGCGTAATGCTGGACATCGTGAGTCTCCTGCAAACGAAGCTCGGTCGACAGTCCGCGTCGGACCTCGAGTCGGACGCCGCCGAGGCGGAGCAGAGCTCCGACCTCTACGAGTGCCCGACGTGCGGAGAGGTCCTCATCGAACCGTCGTGCGAGACCTGTCCGAAGTGCGAGTCCGGGAGCCTCCAGAAAGTGTAG